A window of Methanolobus sediminis contains these coding sequences:
- a CDS encoding PLDc N-terminal domain-containing protein: MLGTIWGLIVLISVIWVIYDVVTQNKGLTPIMKVVWILAALIFGILGAIAYYFLGRK; encoded by the coding sequence ATGTTAGGAACAATATGGGGTCTTATTGTATTAATTTCGGTCATATGGGTTATATATGACGTAGTGACTCAGAACAAAGGTCTAACTCCTATAATGAAAGTGGTTTGGATACTTGCAGCATTAATATTTGGTATTCTCGGAGCAATTGCTTATTACTTCTTGGGAAGGAAATAA